The Canis lupus familiaris isolate Mischka breed German Shepherd chromosome 14, alternate assembly UU_Cfam_GSD_1.0, whole genome shotgun sequence genome window below encodes:
- the LOC119863910 gene encoding kelch repeat and BTB domain-containing protein 2: MSTQDERQINTEYAVSLLEQLKLFYEQQLFTDIVLIVEGTEFPCHKMVLATCSSYFRAMFMSGLSESKQTHVHLRNVDAATLQIIIAYAYTGNLAINDSTVEQLYETACFLQVEDVLQRCREYLIKKINAENCVRLLSFADLFSCEELKQSAKRMVEHKFTAVYHQEAFMQLSHDLLIDILSSDNLNVEKEETVREAAMLWLEYNTESRSQYLSSVLSQIRIDALSEVTQRAWFQGLPPNDKSVVVQGLYKSMPKFFKPRLGMTKEEMMIFIEASSENPCSLYSSVCYSPQAEKVYKLCSPPADLHKVGTVVTPDNDIYIAGGQVPLKNTKTNHSKTSKLQTAFRTVNCFYWFDAQQNTWFPKTPMLFVRIKPSLVCCEGYIYAIGGDSVGGELNRRTVERYDTEKDEWTMVSPLPCAWQWSAAVVVHDCIYVMTLNLMYCYFPRSDSWVEMAMRQTSRSFASAAAFGDKIFYIGGLHIATNSGIRLPSGTVDGSSVTVEIYDVNKNEWKMAANIPAKRYSDPCVRAVVISNSLCVFMRETHLNERAKYVTYQYDLELDRWSLRQHISERVLWDLGRDFRCTVGKLYPSCLEESPWKPPTYLFSPDGTEEFELDGEMVALPPV, from the exons ATGTCCACTCAAGACGAGAGGCAGATCAATACTGAATATGCTGTGTCCTTGCTGGAACAGTTAAAACTGTTTTATGAACAGCAGTTGTTTACTGACATAGTGTTAATTGTTGAGGGCACTGAATTCCCCTGTCATAAGATGGTTCTTGCAACATGTAGCTCTTATTTTAG GGCCATGTTCATGAGTGGACTCAGTGAAAGCAAACAGACACATGTGCACCTGCGGAATGTGGATGCAGCCACCTTACAGATAATAATAGCTTATGCATACACGGGTAACTTGGCAATAAATGACAGCACTGTAGAACAGCTTTATGAAACAGCTTGCTTCCTGCAG GTGGAAGATGTATTACAACGTTGTCGGgagtatttaattaaaaaaataaatgcagagaattGTGTGCGATTGTTGAGTTTTGCTGATCTGTTCAGTTGTGAGGAATTAAAACAAAGTGCTAAAAGAATGGTAGAACACAAGTTCACTGCTGTGTATCACCAGGAGGCTTTCATGCAGCTGTCACATGACCTACTGATAGACATCCTCAGTAGTGACAATTTAAATGTTGAAAAGGAGGAGACGGTTCGAGAAGCTGCTATGCTGTGGCTAGAATACAACACAGAATCACGATCCCAGTATTTGTCTTCAGTTCTTAGCCAAATCAGAATCGATGCACTTTCCGAAGTAACACAGAGAGCTTGGTTTCAAGGTCTGCCGCCCAATGACAAGTCTGTGGTGGTTCAAGGTCTGTATAAGTCTATGCCCAAGTTTTTCAAACCAAGACTTGGAATGACTAAAGAGGAGATGATGATTTTCATTGAAGCATCTTCAGAAAATCCTTGTAGTCTTTACTCTTCTGTCTGTTACAGCCCCCAAGCAGAGAAAGTTTACAAGCTGTGCAGCCCACCCGCTGATTTGCATAAGGTTGGGACTGTTGTAACTCCTGATAATGACATCTATATAGCAGGTGGTCAGGTTCctctgaaaaacacaaaaacaaatcacAGTAAAACAAGCAAACTTCAAActgccttcagaactgtgaaCTGCTTTTACTGGTTTGATGCACAGCAAAATACCTGGTTTCCAAAGACCCCGATGCTTTTTGTCCGCATAAAGCCATCTTTGGTTTGCTGTGAAGGCTATATCTATGCAATTGGAGGAGACAGTGTAGGTGGAGAACTTAATCGGAGGACCGTGGAGAGATACGATACTGAGAAGGATGAATGGACAATGGTAAGCCCTTTGCCTTGTGCTTGGCAGTGGAGCGCAGCAGTTGTGGTCCATGACTGCATTTATGTGATGACACTGAACCTCATGTACTGTTATTTCCCCAGGTCTGATTCATGGGTAGAAATGGCCATGAGACAGACTAGCAGATCTTTTGCTTCGGCTGCAGCTTTTGGTGATAAAATTTTCTATATTGGAGGGTTGCACATTGCTACCAATTCTGGCATAAGACTGCCCTCTGGCACTGTAGATGGGTCTTCAGTAACTGTGGAGATTTATGATGTGAATAAAAACGAGTGGAAAATGGCAGCCAACATCCCTGCGAAGAGGTACTCAGACCCCTGCGTCAGAGCTGTTGTGATCTCaaattctctgtgtgtgtttatgcgAGAAACCCACTTAAACGAGAGAGCTAAATATGTCACCTACCAGTATGATCTGGAACTTGACCGGTGGTCTCTGCGGCAGCACATATCTGAACGTGTACTCTGGGACTTGGGGAGAGATTTTCGGTGCACTGTGGGGAAACTTTATCCATCCTGCCTTGAAGAATCTCCGTGGAAACCACCAACTTACCTTTTTTCACCGGATGGGACTGAGGAGTTTGAACTAGATGGAGAGATGGTTGCACTACCACCTGTATAG